One window from the genome of Rariglobus hedericola encodes:
- a CDS encoding glycosyl hydrolase family 28-related protein — protein MCLVSLLAGRLAAEPWRSTLYPEKWTPGLTDSAGRFLHDFSHAGYHCGQTAIPDRTGNVIDVTHAPYSADATGKIDATAAIQRALDVAGAAGGGVVYMPAGTYRVAPPQGAKGALVLGGDGVVLRGAGAGKTLLFNDATDMAGKNVIELKPRVPVSWNADGKPVDGVKIREDLPRPVSQIPVDDVSGFSVGDLIVVRNDLTQHFIDTIGMNGKWTPGQSQNRTLTYCRRVTVIDAIDNVITVDIPLRGFLYTADNAQVVKVSGRMISESGLEDFSIGMRQHPGEGLAEEDWSKAGTVGHGVHGSAAIAVSFAENCWLRRVHTYSPEGNDPKIHALSNILKLWRTRLVTVIDCNFKFPQYRGGGGNGYGFAINGQDNLIRDCRVEGARHNYDFGTMSASGNVIVDCLAKDGKLGSDFHMFLSLANLLDNVMCDGDFLEARAFRPWGGNPVHGVTTTQSVFWNTRGLRYSLERPVLVYSHQFGDGYVIGTSGPASKVDSSDFVEGEGRGELLVPRSLYFDQLKRRMAAHP, from the coding sequence ATGTGCCTGGTATCATTGCTGGCTGGGCGGCTTGCGGCCGAGCCTTGGCGCTCCACGTTGTATCCAGAGAAATGGACGCCTGGTTTGACTGATAGCGCGGGCCGTTTTTTGCACGATTTTTCCCATGCGGGTTACCACTGCGGCCAGACGGCTATTCCTGATCGCACGGGCAACGTAATCGACGTCACGCATGCACCCTATTCGGCCGACGCCACGGGAAAAATTGATGCGACGGCGGCCATCCAGCGGGCTCTTGACGTCGCCGGTGCCGCTGGCGGAGGGGTGGTTTATATGCCTGCCGGAACCTATAGAGTGGCGCCTCCTCAAGGAGCAAAGGGCGCGCTGGTTTTGGGTGGCGACGGCGTGGTGTTGCGCGGTGCGGGCGCAGGGAAAACACTCCTCTTTAACGACGCCACGGACATGGCAGGAAAAAATGTGATCGAACTCAAGCCGCGCGTTCCCGTGTCTTGGAACGCCGATGGGAAGCCCGTGGATGGCGTGAAAATACGTGAGGATTTGCCCAGACCGGTGTCGCAGATTCCCGTCGACGATGTGTCTGGGTTTTCAGTTGGGGATCTGATCGTGGTGCGCAACGACCTCACGCAGCACTTCATCGATACTATTGGCATGAACGGCAAGTGGACACCCGGCCAGTCGCAGAACCGCACGCTTACCTATTGCCGTCGGGTCACCGTAATCGACGCGATCGATAATGTTATCACCGTAGATATTCCGCTGCGCGGATTTCTCTACACGGCGGACAACGCGCAGGTCGTGAAGGTTTCCGGCCGCATGATCAGTGAGTCTGGGTTGGAGGATTTTTCCATCGGCATGCGCCAGCACCCAGGCGAAGGCCTTGCTGAAGAAGACTGGTCCAAGGCCGGGACGGTTGGACACGGTGTGCATGGCTCTGCGGCCATCGCGGTTTCTTTCGCTGAAAACTGCTGGCTTCGTCGCGTGCACACCTATTCACCCGAGGGCAACGATCCGAAGATCCACGCGCTTTCCAATATTCTGAAGCTGTGGCGCACGCGGCTCGTCACGGTGATCGACTGCAACTTCAAGTTTCCGCAATACCGCGGTGGCGGTGGCAACGGCTATGGCTTCGCGATCAATGGACAGGACAATCTCATCCGTGATTGTCGCGTCGAGGGTGCTCGGCACAACTACGACTTCGGCACGATGTCGGCCAGCGGCAACGTGATCGTGGATTGCTTAGCGAAAGACGGCAAACTGGGCTCGGACTTTCACATGTTTCTCTCGCTGGCCAACCTCTTGGACAATGTGATGTGCGATGGTGATTTTCTAGAGGCGCGCGCATTCCGTCCTTGGGGCGGAAATCCGGTGCACGGTGTCACCACGACGCAGTCGGTTTTCTGGAACACGAGGGGACTGCGATATTCCCTGGAGCGACCGGTGCTGGTGTATTCGCACCAATTTGGGGATGGCTACGTGATCGGCACGAGCGGTCCGGCCTCGAAAGTGGATTCCAGTGATTTCGTCGAGGGCGAGGGCAGGGGAGAACTGCTTGTGCCGCGCTCACTGTATTTTGATCAACTGAAACGCCGGATGGCTGCACACCCATGA
- a CDS encoding prepilin-type N-terminal cleavage/methylation domain-containing protein: MNPRPRVQALPRRDHCGFSLVELLAVVAIIGVMAALVLATLGPMRASARTAKCSANLRSVGSALDQFAADYRGYYPAVTYNTGHLDGRTNPNKSHWWVELKSYIGVDIKTIGGIEGNPFAICPDGLTGMNGKMDYYFQRPRVTIVRPAKTIMAGDSKSHVLSVWTGDPTGETFESSDPQRHRAQANYLFVDGHVETLSLADAYKLFNRDPYAQ; this comes from the coding sequence ATGAACCCACGCCCCAGGGTGCAGGCCCTCCCTCGCCGCGACCATTGCGGATTCTCACTCGTCGAACTGCTGGCCGTGGTCGCGATCATCGGGGTGATGGCCGCTTTGGTGCTCGCGACACTGGGACCGATGCGAGCCAGTGCCCGCACAGCAAAATGTTCGGCCAATCTCAGGTCGGTCGGTTCGGCGCTTGATCAGTTTGCTGCGGATTATCGCGGGTATTATCCCGCGGTCACCTACAACACCGGTCATCTCGACGGCCGGACCAACCCTAACAAATCCCATTGGTGGGTGGAGCTGAAGTCCTACATTGGCGTCGATATCAAGACCATCGGCGGGATCGAAGGTAACCCCTTCGCCATTTGCCCGGATGGTCTTACGGGCATGAACGGGAAAATGGATTATTATTTTCAGAGACCGCGGGTGACCATCGTGCGTCCCGCCAAGACGATCATGGCGGGGGATTCGAAGTCACACGTCCTCTCGGTCTGGACGGGCGATCCGACAGGCGAAACGTTTGAGAGTTCAGATCCTCAACGCCATCGCGCACAGGCAAACTATTTGTTTGTCGACGGCCATGTGGAAACGCTGTCGCTGGCCGATGCCTACAAGTTGTTTAATCGTGATCCTTACGCTCAATGA